The Desertifilum tharense IPPAS B-1220 DNA segment CACCGCGACTCGATTACAGTTACGATTCCTCAAGTCAATCCCCGAACCGTTGGGGCGTTAATTGCCCTTTACGAACGGGCAGTCGGTTTATATGGCTTCCTGGTCAATGTTAACGCTTACCATCAACCTGGGGTAGAAGCCGGGAAAAAAGCCGCCGCTGACATTCTCGCCTTGCAAAATCAAGTCATGGCGGTGTTGAAGTCGCAAAAACAGGCTTCTTCCTTAGTCGAGTTAGCCGCCGCTATTGGTCAACCTCAAGAAGTGGAGGCTATTTACAAAATTATCCGCCATCTAGCAGCAAATCATCGCGGCATTCACATTGAAGGCAGTTTGGGAAAACCCAGTAGCCTGAAGGTTGCTTTAGGTTAGTTGATTCGTCTGTTCAATGCCCTCATTTCCTACGCCTCACATCTTGCAGGTGCCAGAAACCGGGTTTCTTGCCAATTGTTCAAGTTGAAACCCTTAATTTTTCGTCGAGAAACCCGGTTTCTCAGGTCTAGATGGTGCAAGATCTGAGAACGCCCATCTATAGCAATCTCAAATTGGTGTAAATTTCCAATTTTGTTAAGTCTATGGCGCATTTACAACTTATTGAAGATCGCTATATCTAGGATGAGGGCAAGATTAAGCTTAAAGTTTTTCTAGTCAATCAGTTTTATCGATTCCTGTACCAAAGTCTGTGAACTGGCGGATCTCAGGTTCGTGAAATGCCAAAACAATATCTGTTTTAGGAACGCCTAGTTCAACGAGTTGATTGGCAATTCCGACTTCTGTTCCATCATGTTGAATCCAAATTTTTCCATCTTTGATATCAAGATGTAAAATACAGCCAAACTCCCGCCTGCTGCCTCTCCAGCCCACATACAGCAGTTGATAATGATCGCGTTCGGTGTCAAAGACAGTCTGCACTTCATATTCTTGGGCATTTTGCTGCGGTGAAGCCCGTTTAGCTCGTTCTGAAAGCAGTTGTTGGATATACTGTCGATATTGCTCTACAACCATTGAACAATGACTCCCTGTTGCACGTTGTAAATTACTAATCGCAACTGATATAGCAATCCGGTTTGATTTTTGAAGAAAATGAGGGAGGATACAGAGGTTGAGTCGTACCAAGGTTACTTCGGTGGTCAATACCTCGTCCCAAACCGCAATAGAAGAATTACAAGGATTTATTGCT contains these protein-coding regions:
- a CDS encoding XisI protein, coding for MVVEQYRQYIQQLLSERAKRASPQQNAQEYEVQTVFDTERDHYQLLYVGWRGSRREFGCILHLDIKDGKIWIQHDGTEVGIANQLVELGVPKTDIVLAFHEPEIRQFTDFGTGIDKTD